In the Malaclemys terrapin pileata isolate rMalTer1 chromosome 12, rMalTer1.hap1, whole genome shotgun sequence genome, one interval contains:
- the LOC128846785 gene encoding olfactory receptor 10A7-like — protein sequence MANAKQGNGTSVKEFILLGFGDLPEQQILLFLLFLVICIATMAGNILIIVLVVADQHLHTPMYFFLWNLSCLETCYTSTILPKVLASLLTGDRTMTFNGCLMQFYFFGSLAGTECLLLSVMSYDRYLAICNPLHYAICMSVKSCLQLAGGSWIGGFLGGSITTLSISKLTFCGPNGIDHFFCDFIPLVKLSCNDLQEMEMVAVALTLIFSLVPFLLTLMSYICIIATILRIPSTTGRQKAFSTCSSHLIVVSIFYGTLMTVYMFPTTNILSDFKKVLSVLYTVLTPLVNPLIYSLRNKEVQEALSKACRKFIFVPF from the coding sequence ATGGCGAATGCAAAACAGGGAAATGGAACATCTGTCAaggaattcatcctcctggggTTCGGGGATCTCCCAGAACAGCAGatccttctcttcctgctgtttctagTGATCTGCATTGCGACCATGGCTGGGAACATCCTCATCATTGTGCTAGTTGtagctgatcagcaccttcacacccccatgtacttcttcctgtggaacttgtcctgcttggagacctgctacacctccaccatcctacCCAAGgtgctggccagtctcctgactggggacagaaccatgACATTCAATGGATGTCTCATgcaattttatttctttggttCTCTAGCAGGTACGGAATGCCTTCTCCTGTCAGTGATGTCTTACGATCGGTATTTAGCCATATGCAATCCACTGCACTATGCAATCTGTATGAGTGTCAAATCTTGCCTGCAGCTCGCAGGTGGCTCTTGGATAGGTGGATTCCTAGGTGGTAGCATAACAACGTTGTCCATATCTAAGTTAACGTTCTGTGGCCCCAATGGTATTGACCATTTTTTTTGTGATTTTATCCCCCTTGTAAAACTCTCCTGCAATGACCTTCAGGAGATGGAAATGGTGGCTGTTGCACTCACTTTGATTTTCTCACTGGTTCCATTCCTTCTTACCTTGATGTCCTACATCTGCATCATTgccaccatcctgagaatcccgTCCACCACtgggaggcaaaaggccttttccacctgctcctcccacctcattgtgGTAAGCATTTTTTATGGAACTCTGATGACTGTCTATATGTTCCCTACCACTAACATCCTGAGCGACTTCAAGAAAGTTCTGTCTGTCTTATACACAGTCCTGACTCCGCTGGtcaatcccctcatctacagcctgagaaacaaagaggtccAGGAGGCCCTGAGTAAAGCTTGCAGGAAATTCATATTTGTACCATTCTAA